One Mangifera indica cultivar Alphonso chromosome 4, CATAS_Mindica_2.1, whole genome shotgun sequence genomic region harbors:
- the LOC123213884 gene encoding methylthioribose kinase-like, whose amino-acid sequence MAFTEYRRLDEDSLIEYIKATPSLSSKIGNKFDDLTIKEVGDGNLNFVYIVIGTSGSFVIKQALPYIRCIGESWPMTKERAYFEAMALKEHGQLCPGHVPEVYHFDHTMALIGMRYLEPPHIILRKGLIAGIEYPLLAEHMSEYMARTLFCTSLLYRTTMEHKRAVADFCGNVELCRLTEQVVFSDPYKVSQYNRCTSPFLDRDAEAVRGDNILKLEVAELKSKFCERAQALIHGDLHTGSVMVTHDSTQIIDPEFAFYGPMGFDIGAFLGNLILAYFAQDGHADQGNDRKTYKKWILKTIEETWTLFHDKFTALWHQHKDGSGEAYLPEIYNNPDLQLLIQEKYMKELFHDTLGFGAAKMIRRIVGVAHVEDFESITDASKRAACERRALELAKTLLKERRKFQTITEVVSAIQLQP is encoded by the exons ATGGCATTCACGGAATATAGGCGACTTGACGAGGACTCTTTAATAGAGTACATCAAAGCGACGCCTTCTTTGTCCTCCAAGATTGGTAACAAGTTCGATGACTTGACCATCAAAGAAGTCGGAGATGGAAACCTTAATTTCGTCTATATCGTTATTGGCACTTCTGGTTCTTTTGTCATCAAGCAG gCTCTTCCATACATACGGTGTATTGGTGAATCATGGCCCATGACAAAGGAGCGAGCATATTTTGAGGCAATGGCATTGAAAGAGCATGGACAGCTGTGCCCAGGTCATGTTCCCGAAGTCTATCATTTTGACCATACTATGGCGTTGATTGGTATGCGATACTTGGAGCCTCCACATATTATCCTAAGAAAAGGGTTGATTGCTGGAATTGAGTATCCATTGCTTGCGGAACACATGTCAGAATACATGGCAAGGACTCTTTTCTGCACATCTCTTCTTTATCGTACTACCATGGAGCACAAACGTGCTG TTGCTGACTTTTGTGGAAATGTGGAGCTATGCAGGCTTACTGAGCAGGTTGTTTTTTCGGACCCCTATAAAGTATCTCAATATAACCGTTGCACATCTCCTTTTCTTGACCGTGATGCTGAGGCTGTGCGGGGGGACAACATTTTAAAGCTTGAAGTAGCTGAGTTGAAATCCAA GTTCTGTGAAAGAGCACAAGCTCTGATACATGGGGATCTCCACACTGGGTCTGTCATGGTTACTCATGATTCAACTCAGATTATAGATCCAGAATTTGCATTTTATGGACCAATGGGTTTTGATATTGGAGCTTTTCTTGGAAACTTAATTTTGGCTTATTTTGCTCAAGATGGACATGCTGATCAAGGGAATGATCGGAAA ACATATAAAAAATGGATTTTGAAAACAATTGAAGAGACTTGGACTCTATTCCACGATAAGTTCACAGCACTTTGGCATCAACACAAGGATGGGTCGGGTGAGGCATACCTTCCAGAAATTTATAATAACCCTGATCTTCAGCTGCttatacaagaaaaatatatgaaagaatTATTCCATGACACCCTTGGATTTGGTGCTGCCAAAATGATAAG GAGGATTGTTGGTGTTGCCCATGTTGAGGATTTTGAATCAATTACAGATGCTAGCAAACGTGCAGCTTGTGAGAGGCGAGCTCTTGAATTGGCAAAAACACTTCTGAAGGAAAGGCGAAAATTCCAAACCATTACTGAAGTTGTTTCAGCAATTCAGCTTCAGCCGTAA
- the LOC123213883 gene encoding methylthioribose kinase-like, producing the protein MAFTGFSPLDEKLLIEYIKATPTLSSKIGNKFDDLIIKEVGDGNMNFVYIVAGTSGSLVIKQALEYIRCIGDSWPMTRERAYFEALALKEHGQMCPDHVPEVYHFDRTMSLIGMRYLEPPHIILRKGLTAGIEYPLLAEHISEYMAKTLFCTSLLYRSTMEHKRAVAEFCGNAELCRHTARVVFSDPYRESQYNHWTSPYLDRDAEAVRDDNSLKIEIAELKSKFCERAQALIHGDLHTGSIMVTLDSTQVIDPEFAFYGPMAFDIGAFLGNLILAYFAQDGHANQANDRKSYKEWILRTIEETWTLFHNKFTTLWDQNKGGSGEAYLPEIYNNHEIQQLVQQKFMKDLFHDTLGFGAAKMIRRIVGVAHVEDFESIKDARKRAACEKQALEFAKLLLKERRKFQAIAEVVSAITMLHL; encoded by the exons ATGGCCTTCACCGGGTTCAGCCCGCTTGACGAAAAACTTTTGATCGAGTATATCAAAGCCACACCCACTTTGTCCTCTAAAATTGGTAACAAGTTTGATGACTTGATCATCAAAGAAGTCGGAGATGGCAACATGAATTTCGTTTACATAGTTGCCGGCACTTCTGGTTCTCTAGTCATCAAGCAG GCCCTTGAATACATTCGATGCATCGGGGATTCATGGCCAATGACAAGAGAGCGAGCATATTTTGAGGCCTTGGCATTGAAAGAGCACGGCCAAATGTGCCCTGATCATGTTCCGGAAGTTTATCATTTTGATCGTACCATGTCTTTGATCGGAATGCGATACTTGGAGCCTCCGCATATTATCCTGAGGAAAGGACTGACTGCAGGAATTGAGTATCCATTGCTTGCAGAACACATATCAGAATATATGGCAAAGACCCTTTTCTGCACGTCTCTTCTGTACCGTTCTACCATGGAGCATAAACGTGCTG TTGCTGAATTTTGTGGGAATGCAGAGCTATGCAGGCATACTGCACGGGTTGTTTTTTCTGACCCTTACAGAGAATCTCAATATAACCATTGGACTTCTCCTTATCTTGACCGTGATGCGGAGGCTGTGAGGGACGATAATTCTTTGAAGATCGAAATTGCTGAGTTGAAATCCAA ATTCTGTGAAAGAGCTCAAGCTCTCATACATGGGGATCTCCACACTGGCTCCATTATGGTTACTCTTGATTCAACTCAAGTTATAGATCCAGAATTTGCATTTTATGGACCGATGGCTTTTGATATTGGAGCTTTTCTTGGAAACTTGATTCTGGCTTATTTTGCTCAAGATGGACATGCTAATCAAGCGAATGACCGCAAA AGTTATAAAGAGTGGATATTGAGGACAATTGAAGAGACTTGGACTCTGTTCCACAATAAGTTCACTACACTTTGGGATCAAAATAAGGGTGGTTCTGGTGAGGCATACCTTCCAGAAATCTATAATAATCATGAGATTCAACAACTTGTCCAACAAAAATTCATGAAAGATCTGTTCCACGACACCCTTGGATTTGGAGCTGCCAAAATGATAAG GAGGATTGTGGGTGTGGCCCATGTTGAGGATTTTGAATCAATTAAGGATGCTAGAAAACGAGCAGCTTGTGAGAAACAAGCTCTTGAATTTGCAAAACTGCTTCTGAAGGAAAGAAGGAAATTCCAAGCCATTGCTGAAGTTGTTTCAGCCATTACAATGCTTCATCTTTAA